The uncultured Hyphomonas sp. genome includes a window with the following:
- a CDS encoding fumarylacetoacetate hydrolase family protein, translating into MKLATLKNGARDGRLVVVSKDLTRATDAASVAPTLQAALDDWEHMAPRLQLLAEQVELGSVPTFRFHEHDCESPLPRAYQWADGSAYINHVELVRKARGAEVPESFYDDPLMYQGGSDAFLGPRDAIPLGDVAWGCDMEGEVAVITDDVPMGVSEADAASHIKLVMLCNDVSLRGLIPGELAKGFGFFQSKPPSAFTPVAVTPDELGDAWKDSVIHLPLHVDYNGQPFGRAEAGVDATFSLARLVAHAAKTRPLTAGTVIGSGTVSNKDADGGAGKPVAEGGLGYSCIAEIRMIETIADGAPKTPFMKPGDTVRMEMLDKAGHSIFGAIEQTVESI; encoded by the coding sequence ATGAAACTCGCTACCCTTAAGAACGGCGCCCGTGATGGCCGCCTTGTCGTTGTCTCGAAAGACCTGACACGTGCCACGGACGCGGCCTCTGTTGCGCCCACGCTGCAGGCGGCGCTGGATGACTGGGAACATATGGCCCCGCGCCTCCAGCTGCTGGCCGAGCAGGTGGAACTGGGCAGCGTGCCGACGTTCCGCTTCCACGAACATGACTGCGAAAGCCCGCTGCCGCGTGCCTATCAGTGGGCGGATGGCTCGGCCTATATCAATCATGTCGAACTGGTACGCAAAGCGCGCGGCGCCGAAGTGCCGGAGAGCTTCTATGACGATCCGCTGATGTACCAGGGCGGCTCCGACGCCTTCCTCGGCCCCCGCGACGCGATCCCGCTGGGCGATGTCGCCTGGGGCTGTGACATGGAAGGGGAGGTGGCCGTCATCACCGATGACGTGCCCATGGGCGTGTCCGAGGCAGATGCGGCCAGCCACATCAAGCTGGTCATGCTGTGCAATGACGTGTCGCTGCGCGGGCTGATCCCCGGCGAACTCGCCAAGGGCTTCGGTTTCTTCCAGTCCAAGCCGCCGAGCGCTTTCACGCCCGTGGCCGTGACGCCAGACGAACTGGGCGATGCCTGGAAGGACAGCGTCATCCACCTGCCGCTGCACGTGGATTATAACGGCCAGCCTTTCGGCCGCGCCGAGGCCGGGGTCGATGCCACGTTCAGCCTCGCCCGCCTTGTGGCCCACGCCGCAAAGACAAGGCCCCTCACCGCTGGCACAGTGATCGGTTCCGGCACAGTCTCCAACAAGGATGCCGATGGCGGGGCAGGCAAGCCGGTCGCCGAGGGCGGGCTTGGTTATTCCTGCATCGCCGAGATCCGCATGATCGAGACGATTGCCGACGGCGCGCCCAAAACGCCCTTCATGAAGCCGGGCGATACGGTGCGCATGGAAATGCTGGACAAGGCCGGGCACTCCATCTTTGGAGCCATCGAGCAGACCGTGGAATCCATCTGA
- a CDS encoding histidine phosphatase family protein, giving the protein MGRIIVCRHGNTFDKGDVVTRVGGRTDLPLSTSGQEQADALSRHFAETSFHAAYCSALQRTRQTATAILNVRPDSPELATLPFLTEIDYGPDENVAEDKVVARIGEDALQAWEEDSRVPDGWIVDKPAIHSGWKALLAEASRLPADQTILVVTSNGIARFLPDVVDAVPTGLQPKLKTGAWGEIHCNTGTRIVAWNQRPPA; this is encoded by the coding sequence ATGGGACGGATCATTGTCTGCCGGCATGGCAACACATTTGACAAGGGCGATGTGGTGACCCGCGTGGGCGGCCGCACAGACCTGCCGCTCTCCACATCCGGTCAGGAACAGGCCGACGCACTCAGCCGCCATTTCGCGGAGACATCATTCCACGCCGCCTATTGCTCGGCCCTGCAGCGGACGCGGCAAACCGCCACCGCCATTCTCAACGTCCGGCCTGACAGTCCGGAACTCGCAACGCTGCCCTTCCTGACCGAAATCGATTACGGCCCGGATGAGAACGTTGCTGAGGACAAGGTCGTCGCCCGGATCGGAGAAGACGCTCTGCAGGCGTGGGAAGAAGACAGCCGCGTGCCGGACGGCTGGATCGTCGACAAACCTGCCATTCATTCCGGATGGAAAGCGCTACTGGCTGAAGCCTCCCGCCTGCCCGCCGATCAGACGATCCTCGTGGTCACCAGCAATGGCATCGCCCGGTTCCTGCCGGATGTCGTGGACGCTGTGCCGACGGGCCTTCAACCGAAACTCAAAACCGGCGCCTGGGGCGAAATCCACTGCAATACCGGCACGCGGATCGTGGCCTGGAACCAGAGACCGCCGGCCTGA
- the hppD gene encoding 4-hydroxyphenylpyruvate dioxygenase yields MADLFDNPAGLDGFEFIEFSAPEKGVLEPVFETMGFTKVARHRSKDVELWRQGGINLITNYEPKSAAWYFSREHGPSACGMGFRVRDARKAYTHLLEQGAEPVHVQTGPMELHIPGIRGIGNSIIYLIDRYGEGLDIYDIDFEYLPDVEKHPAGAGFKLIDHLTHNVYGGRMKYWADFYEKLFNFQEIRYFDIKGEYTGLTSKALTAPDGKIRIPLNEEGKSGGGQIEEFLREFNGEGIQHIALICDDLYACYDSLKQKGVPFMTAPPAAYYEMLDERLPGHGEDVEGLKSRGLLLDGTTEGGEPRLLLQIFAQAEIGPVFFEFIQRKGDYKEGFGEGNFKALFESMERDQIQRGALKVEEDA; encoded by the coding sequence ATGGCTGACCTGTTTGACAACCCTGCAGGCCTCGACGGTTTCGAATTCATTGAGTTTTCCGCGCCTGAAAAAGGTGTTCTGGAGCCGGTTTTCGAAACGATGGGCTTCACCAAGGTTGCCCGTCACCGCTCGAAAGATGTCGAGCTCTGGCGCCAGGGCGGCATCAATCTGATCACCAATTATGAGCCGAAATCGGCGGCCTGGTATTTCTCACGTGAACATGGGCCCTCGGCCTGCGGGATGGGCTTTCGCGTGCGCGACGCCCGCAAGGCCTACACACACTTGCTGGAGCAGGGCGCCGAGCCCGTGCACGTCCAGACCGGCCCGATGGAGCTGCACATTCCGGGCATCCGCGGCATCGGCAATTCGATCATCTACCTGATCGACCGCTATGGCGAGGGGCTGGACATCTATGACATCGATTTCGAATACCTGCCGGACGTGGAGAAGCACCCCGCCGGCGCAGGCTTCAAGCTGATCGACCATTTGACGCACAATGTTTACGGCGGCCGGATGAAGTATTGGGCTGATTTCTATGAGAAGCTCTTCAACTTCCAGGAAATCCGCTATTTCGACATCAAGGGCGAATATACCGGCCTGACGTCCAAGGCGCTGACGGCGCCGGATGGCAAGATCCGTATTCCGCTGAACGAAGAAGGCAAGAGCGGCGGCGGCCAGATCGAGGAATTCCTGCGCGAATTCAATGGCGAGGGCATCCAGCACATCGCCCTCATCTGCGACGACCTCTATGCCTGCTATGACAGCCTGAAACAGAAGGGCGTGCCCTTCATGACGGCGCCGCCGGCAGCCTATTACGAGATGCTGGACGAGCGTCTGCCGGGCCATGGCGAGGACGTCGAAGGCCTCAAATCCCGCGGCCTGCTGCTGGACGGCACGACCGAAGGCGGCGAGCCGCGTCTCCTGCTGCAGATCTTCGCCCAGGCCGAAATCGGCCCGGTCTTCTTCGAATTCATCCAGCGCAAGGGTGACTACAAGGAAGGCTTTGGCGAAGGTAACTTCAAGGCCTTGTTCGAATCCATGGAACGTGACCAGATTCAGCGAGGTGCATTGAAGGTCGAAGAGGACGCATGA
- a CDS encoding alpha/beta hydrolase: MRRFATEMKAGGTLAGIEFGDPIKPFAAVWIHATGFNAMTYQSMLAPLGLRQRVAALDMRGHGRSTMPTKPGRLKSWHRYRDDVIEWLEKEAPNGVVLSGHSMGATVALLVAGKRPDLVKGLVLADPVILPRVYYFWKHVFPPVTWIANRNTLAGAAKKRRAEFPAFREALESYTGRGAFASWREPFLADYLLDGIDRVDQNSVQSEEQTWRLTCDPKWESATFSAQRNQPWRALRNVRKHKIPIIVLRPNRASVITPKVRAQIILMNQALMMKGVRGTSHFLPMEAPYEVRDALSAFIARLVERFTLEEDSDVSRSLSIRRRRA; the protein is encoded by the coding sequence ATGCGGCGTTTTGCAACCGAGATGAAGGCCGGAGGCACGCTGGCCGGTATCGAGTTCGGCGATCCGATCAAACCGTTCGCCGCGGTGTGGATCCATGCTACCGGCTTCAACGCCATGACCTATCAGTCAATGCTGGCACCGCTTGGCCTGCGCCAGCGCGTGGCCGCGCTCGACATGCGCGGGCACGGCCGGTCGACCATGCCGACAAAGCCGGGACGCTTGAAATCGTGGCACCGCTACCGCGATGACGTGATCGAGTGGCTGGAGAAGGAAGCGCCCAATGGGGTCGTTCTGAGCGGGCATTCCATGGGTGCGACGGTGGCCCTTCTGGTGGCTGGCAAGCGGCCTGACCTGGTCAAGGGACTGGTGCTGGCAGATCCGGTGATCCTGCCGCGCGTCTATTATTTCTGGAAACATGTTTTTCCGCCGGTCACCTGGATTGCCAACCGCAACACGCTCGCGGGCGCGGCGAAGAAGCGGCGGGCCGAGTTCCCGGCATTCCGCGAAGCGCTGGAATCCTATACCGGCCGCGGCGCGTTCGCGTCCTGGCGCGAGCCCTTCCTGGCCGATTATCTTCTGGATGGCATTGACCGGGTCGACCAGAATTCTGTGCAGAGCGAAGAACAGACTTGGCGGCTGACCTGTGATCCGAAATGGGAGTCGGCAACATTTTCGGCCCAGCGCAACCAGCCATGGCGCGCGCTCAGGAATGTCCGGAAGCACAAGATCCCGATCATCGTGCTCCGTCCGAACCGTGCATCTGTGATTACGCCAAAGGTTCGTGCTCAGATTATCCTGATGAATCAGGCGCTGATGATGAAAGGCGTCCGTGGCACGTCGCACTTCCTGCCCATGGAAGCGCCCTATGAAGTGCGCGATGCGTTGTCGGCTTTCATTGCGCGGCTGGTGGAACGCTTCACGCTGGAAGAGGATTCCGACGTTTCGCGCTCGCTCAGCATCCGGCGCCGCAGGGCATAA
- a CDS encoding BlaI/MecI/CopY family transcriptional regulator, whose translation MKISAAELDVMSVLWQTPGLAASDVHDALGDEKDWTSRTVKTLLARLVEKGALRTEEDGRRYLYYPVIEEGAYKAKAAGQFVDRVFSGRAAPLVAHLADTRGLTPEDIEELERLLGDLKK comes from the coding sequence ATGAAGATTTCAGCCGCTGAACTCGATGTGATGAGCGTGCTGTGGCAGACGCCCGGCCTCGCCGCCTCCGACGTCCATGACGCGCTCGGCGACGAAAAGGACTGGACCAGCCGCACCGTGAAAACGCTGCTGGCCCGCCTGGTCGAGAAAGGCGCGCTCCGGACGGAAGAGGATGGCCGCCGCTACCTCTATTATCCGGTCATTGAAGAAGGGGCCTACAAGGCCAAGGCCGCTGGCCAGTTTGTCGACCGGGTCTTTTCCGGCCGCGCTGCGCCTCTGGTTGCGCACCTGGCGGATACGCGCGGCCTGACACCGGAAGACATTGAGGAACTGGAACGCCTGCTGGGGGATCTGAAGAAATGA
- a CDS encoding M56 family metallopeptidase: protein MNAATIFPDATSALQTVLAVSVLIAIVLVARRPVAKHFGAGTAYALWALPLARLVLPPLQMPVSLMPLLRLPGTGASNTTDASTTLTVSTGSEASASALVTSPPAPAIVPSAPLQDATFGEGLISPQPLMDTLSDMMLPGLFIVWAGGAFCVFGLSLWRQHVFMQTVKREAVNVSPRLQHIARQVGTQVGLKRLPVVASSFISSGPLVTGLACPVVLLPAWFETDYDDTQQRAALAHELTHVRRGDLWALQLAEFFIACMWFNPLAYYAHRAFRTDQEAACDADVLKTGTASPHAYGATLIKAVKSAAQERPPAAASLPLTHALKERLSRMTHPAPTRTRRLAGGAATAVIGAAALIATSSVPANAGEREHRELRIENGTVYLNGELIPDRRIIVLGEPFEGVEPGPEVTAEISRLSQEMAEDSKVIGRITAKITSNVPEITLTLEDDAEFQALMAELNELPLASNFQNVVVDVQDGAEIHFEGEMSEEDWEEWGRKWEAWGEKFGERAESWTAAHEARAEELHENLEPELERMTSELEARLEAKSIKLETLIDQKFGADFENRIEETSTALDDLVAECRDANLSDGETKVMSRTVGSGKDEQTVKIACVKGDEIILRSAKTMAAINSSRDLCDVEKESFREQVRSEGDLDGGEN, encoded by the coding sequence ATGAACGCCGCAACCATTTTTCCTGACGCGACATCTGCCCTGCAGACCGTTCTTGCCGTCTCGGTCCTGATTGCCATCGTCCTGGTGGCGCGCCGCCCTGTTGCCAAGCATTTCGGTGCCGGCACCGCATATGCCCTCTGGGCGCTCCCGCTGGCCCGCCTGGTCCTGCCGCCACTGCAGATGCCGGTCTCGCTCATGCCGCTGCTGCGCCTGCCAGGAACCGGCGCATCCAATACAACCGACGCGTCGACGACTCTCACTGTCTCGACTGGGTCTGAGGCTTCCGCCTCGGCGCTTGTCACTTCCCCGCCTGCCCCGGCAATCGTGCCGTCTGCGCCCCTACAGGACGCCACGTTTGGAGAAGGCCTTATCTCACCTCAGCCCCTGATGGACACGCTGTCCGACATGATGCTGCCTGGCCTTTTCATTGTCTGGGCAGGCGGGGCTTTTTGTGTCTTCGGTCTCAGCCTGTGGCGCCAGCATGTCTTCATGCAGACCGTGAAGCGGGAGGCTGTGAACGTCTCTCCCCGTCTCCAGCATATTGCGCGTCAGGTTGGTACGCAGGTTGGCCTGAAGCGACTGCCCGTGGTTGCGTCCAGCTTCATCTCGTCCGGCCCGCTTGTAACTGGCCTCGCCTGTCCGGTGGTCCTGCTGCCGGCCTGGTTCGAGACGGATTATGACGACACCCAGCAGCGCGCCGCCCTCGCTCACGAGCTGACCCATGTCCGCCGCGGCGACCTGTGGGCCCTGCAGCTGGCCGAGTTCTTCATCGCCTGCATGTGGTTCAACCCGCTGGCCTACTATGCTCACCGCGCATTCCGGACGGATCAGGAAGCCGCTTGCGACGCCGATGTCCTGAAGACCGGGACCGCCTCGCCGCATGCCTATGGTGCGACACTGATCAAGGCTGTGAAGTCCGCCGCGCAGGAACGCCCGCCCGCTGCGGCCAGCCTGCCCCTCACCCACGCCCTGAAGGAACGTCTCAGCCGCATGACCCACCCTGCTCCGACCCGCACACGGCGTCTTGCAGGCGGGGCCGCCACTGCTGTGATCGGTGCGGCTGCCCTGATCGCCACATCCTCGGTCCCGGCCAATGCCGGTGAGCGTGAACATCGCGAGCTGCGTATCGAGAACGGCACCGTTTACCTGAACGGCGAACTGATCCCCGACCGCCGCATCATTGTACTCGGCGAACCCTTTGAGGGGGTTGAACCCGGCCCTGAAGTGACGGCGGAGATCAGCCGGCTGTCCCAGGAAATGGCCGAGGACAGCAAGGTGATCGGCCGGATCACGGCGAAGATCACCTCCAACGTCCCCGAGATCACGCTCACCCTGGAAGACGACGCAGAGTTCCAGGCCCTGATGGCGGAGCTGAACGAACTGCCGCTCGCCTCCAACTTCCAGAACGTCGTCGTGGACGTGCAGGATGGTGCCGAAATCCACTTCGAAGGCGAGATGTCTGAAGAAGACTGGGAGGAGTGGGGCCGCAAGTGGGAAGCATGGGGCGAGAAGTTCGGAGAACGCGCCGAGTCCTGGACCGCCGCCCATGAAGCCCGCGCCGAAGAGCTGCATGAGAACCTTGAACCGGAGCTGGAGCGGATGACCAGCGAACTGGAAGCCCGCCTCGAAGCGAAATCGATCAAGCTGGAAACCCTGATCGACCAGAAATTCGGCGCAGACTTTGAAAACCGCATTGAGGAAACCTCGACCGCGCTGGACGATCTGGTCGCAGAGTGCCGTGACGCCAACCTCTCCGATGGTGAGACAAAGGTGATGAGCCGCACCGTCGGCTCAGGCAAGGACGAACAAACAGTCAAAATCGCCTGTGTAAAGGGCGACGAGATCATCCTGCGCTCTGCCAAGACGATGGCTGCGATCAATTCGAGCAGAGACCTGTGCGATGTGGAGAAGGAATCCTTCCGCGAGCAGGTCCGCTCTGAGGGAGACCTCGACGGCGGCGAAAACTAA
- a CDS encoding MarR family winged helix-turn-helix transcriptional regulator has translation MPESSRTPQLRLREFLPYRLSVLSNTISRRIAELYDREFGLSIWQWRVMAVTGDAPGISATEIGQRTAMDKVAVSRAVAGLIEVGYLERKSSEEDGRRSKLYHTPAGTSVYDEIVPMAIAEEQALEAVLTPEERVELTRLMEKLAGSASPDRPLW, from the coding sequence ATGCCCGAATCCTCCCGCACTCCGCAGCTGCGCCTGCGAGAATTCCTCCCCTACCGCCTGTCCGTCCTGTCCAACACGATCTCGCGCCGAATTGCGGAGCTGTATGATCGCGAATTCGGTCTGTCGATCTGGCAGTGGCGCGTCATGGCTGTCACAGGCGATGCGCCGGGAATCAGCGCCACCGAGATCGGCCAGCGCACGGCGATGGACAAGGTTGCCGTCAGCCGCGCCGTCGCCGGCCTGATCGAAGTCGGATACCTGGAGCGCAAATCCTCTGAAGAGGATGGCCGCCGCTCCAAACTCTACCACACGCCTGCCGGGACATCGGTTTATGACGAGATTGTGCCGATGGCGATTGCCGAGGAGCAGGCTCTGGAAGCCGTCCTCACACCGGAAGAACGCGTGGAACTTACCCGCCTTATGGAAAAACTGGCCGGGTCCGCCTCTCCCGACCGTCCCCTCTGGTAA
- a CDS encoding VOC family protein encodes MTSPAPLKGVHHVAYRCKDAKQTVEFYRDALGMDFQLAIAEDHVPSTGAYDPYMHIFLDAGNGNVLAFFELPEQPDMGRDENTPVWVQHIAFRVGSLEELMETKAHLEGMGLDVLGPTHHGIFKSIYFFDPNGHRIELAADIGTPEQMAQLKSVAEPMIEEWNATKKAPRHAAWLHEKIAEES; translated from the coding sequence ATGACCTCACCCGCCCCCCTGAAAGGCGTCCACCACGTCGCCTATCGCTGCAAGGATGCCAAGCAGACGGTCGAGTTCTATCGCGACGCGCTCGGCATGGATTTCCAGCTGGCCATTGCGGAAGACCATGTGCCCTCGACCGGCGCCTATGATCCGTACATGCATATTTTCCTCGATGCCGGGAACGGCAATGTGCTGGCCTTTTTCGAACTGCCTGAGCAGCCCGACATGGGCCGCGACGAGAACACGCCTGTCTGGGTGCAGCATATCGCCTTCCGCGTCGGTTCGCTGGAAGAGCTGATGGAAACCAAGGCGCATCTCGAAGGCATGGGCCTCGACGTGCTCGGGCCCACGCATCACGGCATCTTCAAGTCGATCTATTTCTTCGACCCCAACGGCCACCGCATCGAACTCGCCGCAGACATCGGCACGCCGGAACAGATGGCGCAGCTGAAATCCGTCGCCGAGCCGATGATCGAGGAATGGAACGCCACAAAGAAAGCCCCGCGCCACGCCGCCTGGCTGCACGAAAAAATCGCGGAAGAAAGCTGA
- the kdsB gene encoding 3-deoxy-manno-octulosonate cytidylyltransferase has product MQTLIVVPARYASTRLPGKPLVMIAGRTMVSRVAAMAAQAADALGNARHVVATDDTRIEAHCQDLGIPVVMTDPDLPSGTDRALAAATAMGAEPEIVVNLQGDSPFTPPAHVIAVAEAARESGADAATPYVRLTWDALDAFRKHKAETPFSGTTLVHDEAGRALWFSKNLIPAMRKEAALREKGGPSPVCRHIGLYAYRLDALRRYVSLPEGRYEQLEGLEQLRLLENGMSIQCVEVKPGQIAIPGIDTAEDVALAERLVAEHGDPLEA; this is encoded by the coding sequence ATGCAAACACTGATCGTCGTTCCCGCGCGTTACGCATCGACCCGGCTTCCCGGAAAACCGCTCGTCATGATTGCCGGTCGCACCATGGTCTCACGCGTCGCTGCGATGGCGGCGCAGGCAGCAGATGCACTGGGCAATGCCCGGCACGTCGTCGCGACAGATGACACGCGCATTGAGGCGCACTGCCAGGACCTTGGCATTCCGGTGGTGATGACCGATCCGGACCTGCCTTCCGGCACAGACCGCGCGCTGGCCGCCGCCACCGCAATGGGCGCAGAGCCGGAGATCGTCGTGAATCTTCAGGGCGACTCCCCCTTTACCCCGCCGGCGCATGTGATCGCAGTTGCCGAGGCCGCGCGCGAGTCCGGCGCCGACGCGGCCACGCCCTATGTCCGCCTGACCTGGGACGCCCTCGATGCGTTCCGCAAACACAAGGCCGAGACCCCCTTCTCCGGCACAACGCTGGTGCATGACGAGGCCGGCCGCGCGCTTTGGTTTTCGAAAAACCTGATCCCTGCGATGCGCAAGGAAGCCGCCCTGCGGGAAAAGGGCGGCCCTTCGCCTGTCTGCCGGCATATCGGCCTCTATGCCTACCGGCTGGACGCGCTGCGCCGCTATGTCAGCCTGCCGGAAGGGCGCTACGAACAGCTGGAAGGCCTGGAACAGCTGCGCCTGCTTGAAAACGGCATGAGTATCCAGTGCGTTGAGGTCAAACCCGGCCAGATTGCTATTCCCGGCATTGATACCGCCGAAGATGTCGCGCTCGCAGAACGTCTCGTCGCCGAACATGGCGACCCGCTGGAGGCCTGA
- a CDS encoding DUF4197 domain-containing protein, translated as MNRGMLGALTLALLTAGCAETGTSGEFGRVLGEVLGSTTAPDSPSTLSIAEIDAGLREALTVGTNLVANQLGQTNGYYGDPKIRIPLPQTYRTLQTNLAKVGASKPLDDLELRMNRAAESAVPEAQVLILGAIRNMTITDALNILNGGDTAATDYLRSKTEPQLRAAFTPYAREALSKSGAFTAMENVASQYGASGITSSLQADLTAHAVDYGLDGIFLYVAEEETKIRENPLARSTDLLRRVFGNRG; from the coding sequence ATGAACCGAGGGATGCTGGGAGCGCTGACACTTGCGCTTCTCACGGCAGGGTGTGCTGAAACAGGCACCAGCGGAGAGTTCGGCCGTGTTCTGGGAGAGGTCCTTGGTTCCACCACCGCGCCCGACTCGCCAAGCACGCTCAGCATCGCTGAAATCGATGCCGGTCTGCGCGAAGCCCTGACGGTCGGCACCAATCTGGTCGCCAATCAGCTTGGCCAGACAAACGGCTATTATGGGGATCCGAAAATCCGCATTCCGCTGCCGCAGACTTACCGGACCCTCCAGACCAATCTGGCAAAAGTCGGCGCGAGCAAGCCGCTCGACGATCTGGAGCTGCGCATGAACCGCGCAGCCGAATCGGCCGTGCCCGAAGCGCAGGTTCTGATCCTTGGCGCGATCCGCAACATGACCATCACTGACGCACTCAACATTCTGAACGGCGGAGATACGGCTGCGACCGATTATCTCCGGTCAAAGACGGAACCCCAGCTGCGGGCCGCTTTCACGCCCTATGCCCGGGAGGCGCTGTCGAAGTCCGGCGCTTTCACGGCGATGGAAAATGTCGCCTCGCAATATGGGGCAAGCGGCATCACTTCCAGCCTGCAGGCAGACCTGACCGCGCATGCTGTTGATTACGGCCTGGACGGTATCTTCCTGTACGTCGCAGAGGAGGAAACGAAGATCCGGGAAAACCCGCTCGCGCGGAGTACGGATTTGCTGCGACGCGTGTTCGGGAATCGCGGCTGA